The following proteins come from a genomic window of Frankia casuarinae:
- a CDS encoding FAD-binding and (Fe-S)-binding domain-containing protein, translating to MAGSPVLRYAMARDASHYHLVPSAVERVAGVGDVAGLFARCRRSGSYLTFRSGGTSLSGQGVTDGILVDVRHGFQSAEVLDGGHRLRAEPGVTVRAANARLRPYGRKLGPDPASEVACTLGGVIANNSSGMACGTGQNAYQTLEAMTVVLPSGSVIDTGAPDADERLRALEPDLYAGLLRLRERICRNPASVATLRRQFSMKNTMGYSLNSFLDYERPVEILAHLMVGSEGTLGFVASATFRTVELFPHASTGLAVFRDLATATAALPELVDVGFATIELMDARSLAVAQTLGATPAEIGSLEVRDHVALLVELQAATTEELADKVSGAGGVCDGLEIESPLELTSDPWRRKDLWHVRKGLYTAVAGARQAGTTALLEDVAVPVPHLRAACQELTKLFDAHGYQNSVIFGHAKDGNIHFMLTETFRDPARLERYHAFTEKMVELVLEHKGTLKAEHGTGRIMAGYVRRQYGDELYDVMTEVKRLFDPLGILNPGVVLSDDPRSYLRNLKDVPTVGYGADMCVECGYCEPVCPSRTLTLTPRQRIALLREREAARREGDEGLADELSAAYRYDVVDTCAVDGMCQTACPVQINTGSLVRELRAERVNKAEDALWRSAARHWGATTTLAGKALSAAAALPPTLPTAAASLARRTLGTDRMPQYDASLPRGGYRRRAVAAAAEACAVYFPACVGAMFGSSSSSGGVMPAMLTLCARAGVAVRVPRGIASMCCGMPWKSKGLRGGHEVIGAKVLPALLAATDGGRLPVVCDAASCTEGLEELRAEAKRLGGAYEALRFVDALEFVRAEVVGRLSVTRRVASLVLHPTCSTERRGTTTLLRELAELVSDEVVVPLDWNCCAFAGDRGLLHPELTAAATLNEAREVNSRAFEVHASANRTCEIGMSRATGREYVHIVEALEYATRPIRDSAHPGGAG from the coding sequence GTGGCAGGCAGCCCGGTCCTGCGCTACGCGATGGCGCGGGATGCGTCGCACTATCACCTGGTGCCCTCCGCGGTGGAACGTGTTGCCGGCGTGGGCGATGTGGCGGGGCTGTTTGCGAGATGCCGGCGGAGTGGTTCGTACCTGACGTTCCGCTCGGGCGGAACGAGCCTCAGCGGCCAGGGCGTCACCGACGGGATCCTGGTCGACGTGCGACACGGTTTTCAGTCGGCCGAGGTGCTCGACGGTGGTCACCGTTTGCGCGCCGAGCCTGGCGTGACCGTCCGTGCGGCCAACGCGCGGCTGCGTCCGTACGGGCGGAAGCTCGGCCCCGACCCAGCGAGTGAGGTCGCCTGCACCCTGGGTGGAGTCATTGCCAATAATTCCAGCGGAATGGCCTGCGGCACCGGGCAGAACGCCTACCAGACGCTTGAGGCGATGACCGTGGTGCTACCCAGCGGATCCGTGATTGACACCGGTGCGCCGGACGCGGATGAACGGCTGCGCGCACTGGAACCCGATCTGTATGCGGGCTTGCTGCGGCTCCGCGAGCGGATCTGCCGCAACCCGGCGTCCGTGGCGACGCTGCGTCGGCAGTTCTCAATGAAGAACACGATGGGCTACAGTCTCAACTCGTTTCTCGACTACGAGCGTCCCGTCGAGATCCTGGCCCATCTGATGGTCGGTAGCGAAGGCACGCTCGGGTTCGTCGCCTCGGCCACGTTCCGGACGGTGGAGCTCTTTCCCCACGCCTCGACCGGCTTGGCGGTGTTTCGTGACCTCGCCACCGCGACCGCCGCGTTGCCCGAGCTGGTCGACGTGGGGTTCGCGACGATCGAACTGATGGACGCTCGGTCCCTTGCCGTTGCGCAGACCCTCGGCGCGACACCGGCTGAGATCGGCTCGCTGGAGGTGCGTGACCATGTTGCGCTCCTGGTGGAGCTGCAGGCAGCGACCACCGAGGAGCTTGCCGACAAGGTGTCCGGGGCCGGCGGCGTGTGCGATGGGCTCGAGATCGAGTCGCCCCTGGAGTTGACCTCGGACCCGTGGCGCCGAAAGGACCTGTGGCATGTGCGCAAGGGTCTCTATACGGCCGTCGCGGGAGCGCGCCAGGCGGGGACCACGGCGTTGCTGGAGGATGTGGCGGTTCCGGTGCCGCACCTGCGGGCAGCGTGCCAGGAACTCACGAAGCTGTTCGACGCGCACGGCTATCAGAACAGTGTCATCTTCGGCCATGCCAAGGACGGCAATATCCATTTTATGCTCACCGAGACCTTCCGGGATCCCGCGCGGTTGGAACGCTACCACGCATTCACCGAGAAAATGGTTGAGCTGGTGCTCGAGCACAAGGGGACGCTCAAGGCGGAGCATGGCACCGGCCGGATCATGGCGGGGTATGTCCGTCGCCAGTACGGCGATGAACTGTATGACGTCATGACGGAGGTGAAGCGGCTGTTCGACCCGCTGGGAATCCTCAACCCGGGGGTCGTGCTGTCCGACGATCCTCGCTCCTATCTGCGCAATCTCAAGGATGTGCCGACGGTCGGCTACGGCGCGGACATGTGCGTGGAGTGCGGGTACTGCGAACCGGTCTGCCCGAGCCGGACGCTGACCCTGACTCCTCGGCAGCGGATCGCCCTGCTGCGGGAGCGTGAGGCCGCGCGGCGGGAGGGAGACGAGGGGCTCGCCGATGAGCTGTCCGCGGCCTACCGCTATGACGTGGTCGACACCTGCGCGGTCGACGGTATGTGCCAGACCGCTTGCCCTGTGCAGATCAACACCGGATCACTCGTGCGAGAGCTGCGCGCCGAGAGGGTGAACAAGGCCGAGGACGCGCTGTGGCGCTCGGCGGCCCGCCACTGGGGGGCGACCACCACACTGGCTGGGAAGGCGCTTTCTGCCGCCGCCGCACTGCCGCCGACGTTGCCGACAGCCGCGGCCTCCCTGGCCCGCAGAACGTTGGGCACCGACAGGATGCCTCAGTATGACGCCTCGCTGCCCCGCGGTGGGTACCGGCGCCGGGCGGTCGCGGCTGCCGCAGAGGCGTGCGCCGTGTACTTCCCGGCGTGCGTCGGGGCCATGTTCGGCTCGTCGTCATCCAGCGGCGGGGTCATGCCCGCGATGCTGACGCTGTGCGCGCGTGCCGGGGTAGCGGTACGGGTACCCAGGGGTATCGCGTCGATGTGTTGCGGTATGCCGTGGAAGTCGAAGGGTCTCAGGGGTGGCCACGAGGTCATCGGGGCCAAGGTCCTGCCGGCGCTGCTCGCGGCGACTGACGGCGGCCGCCTGCCGGTCGTGTGCGACGCGGCGTCATGTACAGAAGGTCTGGAGGAGCTTCGCGCCGAGGCAAAGCGGCTTGGCGGCGCCTACGAGGCACTTCGTTTCGTGGACGCGCTCGAATTCGTGCGCGCCGAAGTCGTGGGCCGCCTCTCGGTGACCCGCCGGGTGGCGTCCCTGGTACTGCACCCTACGTGCTCGACCGAGCGGCGGGGCACCACGACTTTACTCAGGGAACTCGCCGAGCTGGTCAGCGACGAGGTGGTCGTGCCGCTGGACTGGAATTGCTGCGCGTTCGCCGGTGATCGCGGACTTCTGCATCCCGAGCTGACTGCGGCGGCGACGCTGAACGAGGCACGTGAGGTCAACTCCCGCGCCTTCGAGGTGCATGCGTCGGCCAACCGGACCTGCGAGATCGGAATGTCACGCGCAACGGGGCGCGAATACGTCCACATTGTCGAGGCGCTGGAGTACGCGACTCGCCCGATCCGTGATTCTGCCCATCCAGGCGGTGCCGGCTGA
- a CDS encoding GntR family transcriptional regulator: MRRPVQPVSLIDAVVENLRTELFSGTIGSNQALTEVGVATQYDVARPTAKAAIEKLVAAGLLVRGSHKVARVPELGPDDVRDIYNTRYCLEREPLRLLAAARRVPAQAQMANDEIKSVINGPQIAIVEPDMRFHISLVDSMSSPRISGMYHKLAGEVRLCMSQVQGRALLSAESIYGEHARLLELIVTGDQDAATILLHKHLSRARERLAGAFGAEPGPEADFAYEAATARG, translated from the coding sequence ATGCGCCGCCCTGTACAGCCGGTATCGCTCATAGACGCGGTGGTCGAAAATCTTCGCACCGAGCTGTTCAGCGGCACTATCGGCAGCAACCAGGCGCTGACCGAAGTAGGCGTCGCCACCCAGTACGATGTCGCTCGCCCGACCGCGAAGGCGGCAATCGAGAAGCTGGTCGCGGCCGGTCTCCTTGTCCGCGGCAGTCACAAGGTCGCCCGGGTCCCCGAGCTCGGCCCGGACGACGTTCGCGACATCTACAACACGCGCTACTGCCTCGAGCGCGAGCCACTCCGGCTGCTCGCCGCGGCCCGCCGCGTTCCCGCGCAGGCCCAGATGGCCAATGACGAGATCAAGTCGGTGATCAATGGCCCTCAGATCGCGATCGTCGAGCCCGACATGCGGTTTCACATCAGCCTCGTCGACTCGATGTCCAGCCCCCGCATCAGCGGCATGTACCACAAACTCGCCGGTGAAGTCCGGCTGTGCATGTCGCAGGTGCAGGGTCGGGCGCTGCTGAGCGCGGAATCAATCTACGGCGAGCACGCTCGCCTGCTTGAGCTGATCGTGACCGGCGATCAGGACGCGGCAACGATCTTACTCCACAAACACCTCTCCCGCGCGCGAGAGAGACTCGCGGGCGCTTTCGGCGCCGAACCGGGCCCGGAGGCGGACTTCGCGTACGAAGCCGCGACGGCGCGCGGGTGA
- the ctaD gene encoding aa3-type cytochrome oxidase subunit I — translation MTLVHDRPAGHTDPPAGELPPRVVKTLAQYLRTTSHKDIALLYFMTSLVFFAFAGILAMLIRAELARPGLQYLSNEQYNQVFTMHGTLMLLMFATPIAFAFANYLIPLQIGSPDVAFPRLNALSFWLFLFGSLTVTAGFLTPNGAASFGWFAYTPLSNAAYSPGIGSDLWVLGLTVSGLGTILGAVNFITTILCLRAPGMTMFRLPIFCWNLLVTSILVLVAFPVLAAALLALEFDRRFGAHIFDPGNGGAVLWQHLFWFFGHPEVYIIALPFFGMITEIIPVFSRKPLFGYKGLVYATIGIGALAIAVWAHHMYVTGAALLPFFAFLTFLIAVPTGVKFFNWIGTMWRGQLTFEAPMLFAVGFLVTFLFGGLTGVLLASPPIDFHVSDSYFVVGHFHYVVAGLLFAGFGGVYFWFPKVTGRMLNERLAKVHFWTMFFGFHLTFLVDHWLGVKGMPRRYADYGPDDGFTTLNTIATAGSSLLALSTLPLLYNLWWSYRKGRIVTVDDPWGFGNSLEWATSCPPPRHNFTSLPRICSERPAFDLHYPQAAGAVDYHATPELTPTHDTPELNT, via the coding sequence GTGACACTTGTGCACGATAGGCCGGCCGGGCACACGGACCCGCCGGCGGGCGAGCTCCCGCCCAGGGTTGTGAAAACCCTGGCGCAGTACCTGCGGACGACGTCGCACAAGGACATCGCGCTGCTGTACTTCATGACCTCGCTGGTATTCTTCGCGTTCGCTGGAATCCTGGCGATGCTCATCCGGGCCGAGCTCGCCCGACCGGGCCTGCAGTACCTGTCGAACGAGCAGTACAATCAGGTGTTCACGATGCACGGCACGCTGATGCTGCTGATGTTCGCGACGCCGATCGCGTTCGCGTTCGCGAACTACCTGATCCCGCTGCAGATCGGCTCGCCTGACGTGGCCTTTCCACGGCTGAACGCGTTGTCGTTCTGGCTGTTCCTGTTCGGCAGCCTGACGGTCACCGCGGGCTTCCTTACGCCGAACGGCGCCGCCTCCTTCGGCTGGTTCGCCTATACGCCGCTGTCGAACGCTGCCTACTCGCCGGGCATCGGCAGTGACCTGTGGGTGCTGGGTCTGACCGTCTCCGGTCTGGGTACCATCCTGGGCGCGGTCAACTTCATCACGACGATCCTTTGCCTGCGGGCGCCCGGCATGACGATGTTCCGGCTGCCGATCTTCTGCTGGAACCTGCTGGTGACCTCGATCCTGGTTCTGGTCGCCTTCCCGGTGCTCGCGGCCGCGCTGCTCGCCCTGGAGTTCGACCGCCGGTTCGGCGCGCACATCTTCGACCCGGGTAACGGCGGCGCAGTCCTCTGGCAACACCTGTTCTGGTTCTTCGGGCATCCCGAGGTGTACATCATCGCCCTGCCCTTCTTCGGGATGATAACGGAGATCATCCCGGTGTTCTCCCGCAAGCCGTTGTTCGGCTACAAGGGACTGGTCTACGCGACCATCGGCATCGGGGCGTTGGCGATCGCCGTGTGGGCGCATCACATGTACGTCACCGGCGCGGCGCTGCTGCCGTTCTTCGCTTTCCTGACGTTCCTGATCGCGGTGCCAACCGGGGTCAAGTTCTTCAACTGGATTGGCACGATGTGGCGCGGACAGCTCACCTTCGAGGCGCCGATGTTGTTCGCCGTCGGCTTCCTGGTGACGTTCCTGTTCGGTGGTCTGACCGGTGTCCTGCTGGCCAGCCCGCCGATCGACTTCCACGTCTCGGACAGCTACTTCGTCGTCGGCCACTTCCACTACGTCGTCGCCGGCCTGTTGTTCGCCGGCTTCGGCGGGGTGTACTTCTGGTTCCCGAAGGTCACCGGCCGGATGTTGAACGAGCGGCTCGCGAAGGTGCACTTCTGGACGATGTTCTTCGGCTTCCACCTGACCTTCCTGGTGGATCACTGGCTCGGCGTCAAGGGCATGCCGCGCCGATACGCCGACTACGGCCCGGACGACGGCTTCACCACGCTGAACACCATCGCCACCGCTGGCAGCTCCCTGCTTGCGCTGTCGACCCTGCCGCTGCTGTACAACCTGTGGTGGTCGTACCGGAAGGGTCGGATCGTGACGGTGGACGACCCGTGGGGCTTCGGCAACTCGCTGGAATGGGCGACGTCCTGCCCACCGCCGCGGCACAACTTCACCTCGCTACCGCGGATCTGCTCCGAGCGGCCCGCCTTCGACCTGCACTACCCGCAGGCGGCCGGCGCGGTCGACTACCACGCCACCCCCGAGCTCACCCCGACCCACGACACCCCGGAGCTGAATACCTGA
- a CDS encoding LGFP repeat-containing protein, with product MSLVRRILVMLLATAAAAITVAGLGTTAASAAPACNPKLAPYGLIGARWNQLGGPRSYLACPTSGERDVYFTNGEWAGRRQRFQGGEITWSPRQGKRMVITAWEANGYAHVSWGPTDPYHYDKFIVRWTAYGNTWQRDVTGGTSGQFRVVSETNGGYQFLIEGCDNGGIGGSKCRQGWTLPTATRR from the coding sequence ATGTCCCTCGTCAGACGGATCCTCGTCATGCTGCTCGCGACGGCGGCAGCGGCGATCACCGTGGCCGGGCTCGGAACCACCGCCGCGTCCGCGGCCCCCGCCTGCAACCCGAAGCTGGCACCCTACGGACTCATCGGCGCACGCTGGAACCAGCTCGGCGGCCCCCGCAGTTACCTGGCCTGTCCGACCAGCGGCGAGCGCGACGTCTACTTCACCAACGGTGAATGGGCTGGCCGGCGGCAGAGGTTTCAGGGTGGGGAAATCACCTGGTCTCCCCGACAGGGGAAGCGGATGGTGATCACTGCGTGGGAGGCGAACGGTTACGCCCACGTGAGTTGGGGGCCCACCGACCCGTACCACTACGACAAGTTCATCGTCCGCTGGACCGCGTACGGCAACACCTGGCAGCGGGACGTGACCGGAGGGACATCCGGGCAGTTCCGCGTCGTGAGTGAGACCAACGGCGGCTACCAGTTCCTCATTGAGGGCTGTGACAACGGCGGCATCGGCGGGTCGAAGTGCCGCCAGGGCTGGACCCTGCCCACAGCCACCCGCCGTTAG
- a CDS encoding IclR family transcriptional regulator yields the protein MARTRSRGPDECTAEGAHDRAQDRTNSAGSPQAAGSAEPAEHSAAPRAAAARGPAAPRGRGVLEGAFDILDALSWFDSVGLSELARTAGLPKTTVHRLVEQMCALGVVDRDSGGYRIGSGLRRLAAPDRSLHRLARIARDPVASLSAATRTAIALVVLRERRLVLATSAAGDRGIDLRGSTSSLRLDTAAGQMLLACQPELVPPPSMSEREWKRARAVIRREEAAFDQQDLVDGICCVSVPVRSRDGVVVAALTALVVAQRIPAGLVGRIRHAAGRLGGRLTGPLEGRPLPCGATDDKRARGRLVLVEDRSDVPGGQGPGVA from the coding sequence GTGGCGCGAACGCGCTCGCGTGGACCTGACGAGTGCACGGCCGAGGGGGCCCATGACCGGGCCCAGGACCGGACCAACTCGGCTGGTTCACCACAGGCGGCAGGTTCCGCCGAGCCCGCCGAGCATAGTGCGGCACCGCGCGCCGCTGCCGCTCGCGGGCCGGCGGCGCCCCGGGGACGCGGGGTACTCGAAGGCGCCTTCGACATTCTCGACGCTCTGTCCTGGTTCGACTCCGTCGGCCTGTCGGAACTCGCCAGGACCGCCGGGCTGCCCAAGACGACGGTACATCGGCTGGTCGAGCAGATGTGCGCGCTCGGGGTAGTCGATCGGGACAGCGGCGGCTACCGGATCGGCTCCGGCCTGCGCCGGCTGGCAGCCCCGGACCGTTCCCTGCACCGGCTGGCACGGATCGCCCGAGACCCGGTCGCCTCGCTCAGCGCGGCCACCCGTACGGCGATCGCCTTGGTCGTCCTGCGGGAGAGGCGGCTGGTGCTGGCCACCAGCGCCGCTGGGGACCGTGGGATCGACCTGCGGGGCAGCACGAGTTCGCTACGGCTCGACACCGCCGCCGGCCAGATGCTGCTTGCCTGCCAGCCGGAGCTGGTGCCGCCGCCCTCGATGTCCGAGCGGGAGTGGAAGCGGGCCCGTGCTGTCATCCGGCGCGAGGAGGCGGCGTTCGACCAGCAGGATCTTGTGGATGGGATCTGCTGCGTGTCGGTGCCGGTGCGTAGCCGTGACGGGGTTGTGGTGGCCGCGCTCACCGCCTTGGTAGTGGCCCAGCGCATCCCCGCCGGCCTGGTCGGGCGGATCCGGCACGCCGCGGGGCGGCTTGGCGGACGCCTCACCGGTCCGTTGGAGGGGCGTCCGCTTCCGTGTGGCGCGACTGACGACAAGCGGGCACGAGGCCGGCTGGTCCTGGTCGAGGACCGGTCGGACGTCCCCGGCGGGCAGGGACCGGGCGTAGCCTAG
- a CDS encoding DHA2 family efflux MFS transporter permease subunit, with product MPDQPNAASPPATAAPGPASAAKLDPALIRLSATVMLGAIMVILDTTIVSVAIHALGNEFHTSLSTISWVTTGYLLALAVVIPLAGWSVERFGATRMWNISLALFVAGSALCGLAWSAGTLIAFRVLQGLGGGMIMPICMTLLAQAAGPQRIGRVMSIIGVPMLIAPVLGPVIGGLIVDHLSWRWIFYVNVPIGVLALFLSWRVLPRDDRGSAHHRLDLPGLALISPGLAALVYGLSEAGNGGGFGAAKVQVSIAVGVVLLAGFVVHALRRDGALLDMRLFGDRVFSIASVTTFVIGAMLFGAMFLLPLYYQVARGQSASDAGLLMAPQGLGAMISMAIAGRVSDRRGARSVVPLGMVLALLGTLLFTQVDAHTNEVLLAFSLFVRGLGFGATMMPAMGAAYATLGQAAVPRATTTLNILQRVGGSLATALVAVELQHAIASRLPGVGGEGALAESAGVKLPGPVADKVAEAFGVTFWWVVALTAVGFVASLFLPGRPAATVAHGPANAQPAAPQREPVAVVE from the coding sequence GTGCCTGACCAACCCAACGCGGCCTCGCCGCCCGCCACCGCCGCGCCCGGGCCCGCCTCGGCCGCCAAGCTGGACCCGGCGCTGATCCGACTGTCCGCCACAGTGATGCTCGGCGCGATCATGGTGATCCTCGACACGACGATCGTCTCGGTCGCCATCCACGCGCTCGGTAACGAGTTCCACACGTCGCTGTCCACGATCTCCTGGGTCACCACCGGTTATCTGCTGGCGCTGGCCGTCGTGATCCCGCTGGCCGGCTGGTCGGTCGAGCGGTTCGGCGCGACGCGGATGTGGAACATCTCGCTGGCGCTGTTCGTCGCCGGCAGTGCCCTGTGCGGCCTCGCCTGGTCGGCAGGGACGCTGATCGCCTTCCGGGTCCTGCAGGGCCTCGGCGGCGGCATGATCATGCCGATCTGCATGACCCTGCTCGCCCAGGCCGCGGGCCCGCAGCGGATCGGCCGGGTCATGAGCATCATCGGCGTCCCGATGCTCATCGCGCCGGTGCTCGGCCCGGTCATCGGCGGACTGATCGTCGACCACCTCAGCTGGCGCTGGATCTTCTACGTGAACGTGCCGATCGGCGTGCTCGCCCTGTTCCTGTCCTGGCGGGTGCTGCCACGCGATGACCGCGGCTCGGCGCACCACCGGCTCGACCTGCCCGGCCTGGCGCTGATCTCGCCGGGGCTGGCGGCGCTCGTCTACGGCCTGTCCGAGGCGGGCAACGGCGGCGGCTTCGGGGCTGCGAAGGTGCAGGTCAGCATCGCCGTCGGCGTAGTGCTGCTGGCCGGCTTCGTCGTGCACGCCCTGCGCCGCGACGGCGCCCTGCTCGACATGCGGCTGTTCGGCGACCGGGTGTTCAGCATCGCGAGCGTCACGACCTTCGTGATCGGCGCCATGCTGTTCGGTGCGATGTTCCTGCTTCCGCTCTACTACCAGGTCGCGCGCGGGCAGAGCGCCAGTGACGCCGGCCTGCTCATGGCGCCACAGGGACTGGGCGCAATGATCTCCATGGCGATCGCGGGACGGGTCTCCGACCGCCGCGGCGCCCGGTCGGTCGTCCCGCTCGGCATGGTCCTCGCCCTGCTCGGCACGCTGCTGTTCACCCAGGTCGACGCGCACACCAATGAGGTGCTGCTGGCGTTCTCGCTGTTCGTGCGCGGTCTGGGCTTCGGGGCGACGATGATGCCCGCGATGGGCGCCGCCTATGCGACGCTCGGGCAGGCGGCGGTGCCGCGCGCGACCACGACGCTGAACATCCTGCAGCGGGTCGGCGGGTCGCTGGCCACCGCGCTGGTCGCCGTCGAACTGCAGCACGCCATCGCCAGCCGGCTGCCGGGCGTCGGTGGCGAGGGTGCGCTCGCCGAGTCGGCGGGGGTGAAGCTTCCCGGCCCTGTCGCCGACAAGGTCGCCGAGGCGTTCGGCGTGACGTTCTGGTGGGTCGTCGCCCTGACCGCCGTCGGCTTCGTCGCCAGCCTCTTCCTCCCCGGCCGCCCCGCTGCCACCGTGGCGCACGGCCCCGCGAACGCCCAGCCGGCGGCCCCGCAGCGCGAACCGGTAGCGGTGGTGGAGTAG
- a CDS encoding MarR family winged helix-turn-helix transcriptional regulator — MIEAAREAAGEATARDATARDATARDAGTREAGTREAGTREAGTREAGTREATAREAWRAMLALTFSGEAPSRMHTVCQAFDLTPAALKILLVLSGGPRPMRELVEMFRHDPSYLTSVVDLLERRGVARREPHPTDRRAKTVAMTEEGRRVLAQAQEMLSVPPASLQVLSPDEQQQLLRLLIRVVDAEPTIPTALRPRPVTSPSD, encoded by the coding sequence ATGATCGAAGCCGCTCGGGAGGCCGCCGGGGAGGCGACTGCCCGAGATGCGACCGCCCGGGACGCGACCGCCCGGGACGCGGGCACTCGCGAGGCGGGCACTCGCGAGGCGGGCACTCGCGAGGCGGGCACTCGCGAGGCGGGCACTCGCGAGGCGACAGCTCGCGAGGCGTGGCGCGCCATGCTGGCGCTGACCTTCAGCGGCGAGGCGCCCAGCCGGATGCACACCGTCTGCCAGGCGTTTGATCTCACGCCGGCCGCTTTGAAGATCCTTCTGGTGCTGTCGGGGGGCCCGCGCCCGATGCGCGAGCTCGTCGAGATGTTCCGCCACGACCCGAGCTACCTGACCAGCGTCGTCGACCTGCTCGAGCGCCGCGGCGTCGCCCGGCGCGAGCCGCACCCGACCGACCGGCGGGCCAAGACGGTCGCGATGACCGAGGAGGGCCGACGCGTTCTGGCCCAGGCCCAGGAGATGCTGTCCGTTCCCCCGGCGTCGCTGCAGGTGCTCTCGCCGGATGAGCAGCAGCAGCTGCTGCGCCTGCTCATCCGCGTCGTCGACGCGGAGCCCACTATTCCCACGGCGCTGCGCCCGCGTCCCGTCACGTCCCCATCTGACTGA
- a CDS encoding aminotransferase class I/II-fold pyridoxal phosphate-dependent enzyme, with the protein MTALSAEPALARWGFSEWVESARRSGELIATPELDDRNDAVISINGRKVVNFAGIGILGWQHDPDVRNVFVETAMNYGLVVGGSRVVQGVARPHLELEALVAEITGRQKALTYATGLLANVGFVHAMSARFSFNDQPGVDNADTVFVLDRDSHWSMWKAVERFKFGRNLINFRHNDIADLRQVLENLRGRRVVVGFLTVYSDGSMAPVGEILDLCDEFGAVSFVDDANGFMVYGNGGHRFAAEYEELRRATFLMVSFGKSIGLGGGALAGPADALDAFRFLSGTSVFTTNIQPPTAGAIVHVLRRMRQDPSVMERYLDRVDRLRERLLGIGCTINATPTYVTSISVGSNHTAVRVRQDFLDRGYLVPMFGYPAVNKNQTVIRLMVNNRLSDEHLDGFLDTLAELKQKYEF; encoded by the coding sequence ATGACTGCCTTGTCCGCGGAGCCGGCGCTGGCCCGCTGGGGTTTCTCCGAATGGGTCGAAAGCGCGAGGCGAAGCGGTGAACTGATCGCGACTCCCGAGCTTGACGACCGCAACGACGCGGTCATAAGCATCAACGGCAGAAAAGTGGTCAACTTCGCCGGCATCGGCATCCTCGGATGGCAACACGACCCGGACGTGCGCAACGTCTTCGTCGAGACGGCGATGAACTATGGCCTGGTCGTCGGCGGCTCCCGAGTGGTTCAGGGCGTCGCCCGGCCACACCTGGAACTGGAGGCGCTGGTCGCCGAGATCACCGGCCGGCAGAAGGCGCTCACCTACGCCACCGGGCTGCTGGCCAACGTCGGGTTCGTGCACGCGATGAGCGCCAGGTTCTCGTTCAACGACCAGCCCGGCGTGGACAACGCCGACACGGTGTTCGTGCTCGACCGGGACAGCCACTGGAGCATGTGGAAGGCCGTTGAACGATTCAAGTTCGGACGTAACCTGATCAACTTCCGCCACAATGACATTGCCGATCTCAGGCAGGTGCTGGAAAACCTCCGCGGCCGGCGGGTCGTTGTCGGATTCTTGACCGTGTACTCCGACGGCTCGATGGCTCCGGTCGGCGAGATCCTCGACCTGTGCGACGAGTTCGGCGCGGTCAGCTTCGTCGACGACGCGAACGGCTTCATGGTCTACGGCAACGGCGGCCACCGGTTCGCCGCTGAATACGAGGAGCTGCGCCGGGCGACTTTCCTGATGGTGTCGTTCGGCAAGTCCATCGGCTTGGGCGGTGGCGCCCTCGCGGGACCGGCCGACGCTCTTGATGCGTTCCGCTTCCTGTCGGGCACGTCGGTGTTCACCACCAACATTCAGCCGCCGACCGCCGGCGCCATCGTCCATGTGCTGCGCCGGATGAGACAAGACCCGTCCGTGATGGAACGCTACCTCGACCGAGTCGACCGGCTGCGGGAGCGACTGCTCGGGATCGGCTGCACCATCAACGCCACGCCGACCTACGTCACATCGATCTCGGTGGGCTCGAACCACACCGCCGTACGCGTCCGGCAGGACTTCCTCGATCGCGGGTATCTGGTACCGATGTTCGGCTACCCGGCGGTGAACAAGAACCAGACCGTGATCCGGCTGATGGTGAACAACCGGCTGTCCGACGAACACCTGGACGGCTTCCTCGACACGCTCGCCGAGCTCAAGCAGAAGTACGAGTTCTGA